One window from the genome of Podospora pseudocomata strain CBS 415.72m chromosome 6, whole genome shotgun sequence encodes:
- a CDS encoding hypothetical protein (COG:S; EggNog:ENOG503P4NS), producing MFQEPSRRSWRTGDAPVVLTQPSPLSQAGSWRDYERDFMPEVRAKPANMAPRRMASLRRISPPDYKPTPLRRSFLVILIVLLLVCIVLLECACQFLPTEQDRRIIPEPKPSPTSNVNSTPTGIDNPPLLKPRLQLSRRLLQNATLDDERDNAPANSPANTVVPITISTDLPDSTSQVVPGDFAQIGTVAVGSSPTTAAATDGRPNPLRSESTTTEPPLTQPSSNFADIGTQTLISTKTDPDNPLIGDSGNFGQDGTQTITEAAQDANPAGFIGIVLPSTTLDEVVSTVTKETTIIGVPATTTVIGVTTESGLVLSFTETRTVDQVVTLVPSPTTIFNVVTAVSPSFVTLSVEILSDDDGTPTVTVINTPPPVFSPEVITVTDSRGVPTLTVTTDVVVPPRTKVVTNFQGVPTATITEFPTVPTDTPKKPQEEVSVYFISRAQYFVGFFLPTILAVMLTIPIRMIDMAAKQYQPWHALTQRMGVPAEESLCLRTGGFHGIVSSFKAMATGQMLMVLTTLLTIASVFLVPLSSEAVALKLHGSCTPTNFNGCAMTLGVFLGPARATTALLSFMVVLLILIMIVLRKWRTGVAANPWTIAGMGSLATNRETRAAFCSLPPDKGKGLSHDKLVNGFGDRTFRLGHFFNHYGIPEYGVMASRANVTIVRPDRPDSVSTGTTSPQHELLEGQNSNAKAERHLPFLMLSYSGRIAFLLPLTGIMAVVLYYNNTGGDTGFERFMSTQNFGVRSLFTLMGVGITLFWSAFFTSLAILSPYQLMSQSPRPAHQSITLSPPMNAFSGIWSAIKRRHIFLIVVAFVAILSEFLPILLNNVPFRVTQTWIASRVCTWLAVAIMAIMWIVVAASFFIKWPHMPVDPSTIAGAMYYVCDSWMLWSLEGLSQVPKKERDRKVREMGMQYAFGNIVGQSGKKRVGVDGVKEFA from the exons ATGTTTCAGGAACCTTCTCGTCGGTCATGGCGGACAGGAGACGCCCCCGTGGTCCTGACACAACCATCTCCGCTCAGCCAAGCGGGCAGTTGGAGAGACTATGAAAGAGACTTCATGCCCGAGGTTCGGGCGAAACCAGCCAACATGGCTCCCCGGAGAATGGCGTCCCTGCGCCGGATCTCGCCACCAGATTACAAGCCGACGCCGTTGAGAAGATCATTCCTGGTGATACTGAtcgtcttgctgctggtcTGTATCGTGTTGCTCGAGTGTGCATGCCAGTTCCTGCCTACGGAGCAAGACAGGAGGATCATACCAGAGCCCAAGCCGAGCCCGACGAGCAACGTCAACAGCACGCCGACAGGCATCGACAACCCTCCGTTGCTGAAGCCGAGATTGCAATTATCGAGACGACTGTTACAGAACGCAACGTTGGATGACGAGAGAGACAACGCACCCGCCAATTCTCCAGCGAACACGGTGGTCCCGATTACGATATCCACTGATTTGCCAGACTCAACTTCGCAAGTGGTACCGGGAGACTTTGCACAGATCGGAACCGTAGCAGTTGGGTCATCTCCCACAACGGCCGCAGCAACCGACGGCAGGCCTAACCCGCTAAGGTCTGAATCTACCACTACAGAACCCCCCCTTACGCAACCATCAAGCAACTTTGCAGATATCGGCACCCAGACCCTCATCTCAACCAAAACAGACCCcgacaaccccctcatcggCGACAGCGGCAATTTCGGCCAAGACGGTACCCAAACCATCACCGAGGCCGCCCAAGATGCCAACCCCGCCGGCTTCATCGGCATCGTCCTTCCCTCCACCACTCTGGACGAGGTTGTATCAACCGTGACAAAAGAGACCACCATCATCGGAGTACCAGCGACAACAACAGTGATAGGGGTCACAACCGAGAGCGGCCTTGTCCTCTCCTTCACTGAGACCCGGACCGTCGACCAAGTTGTGACGTTggtgccatcaccaacgacaatCTTCAATGTTGTTACAGCCGTGTCACCATCGTTTGTGACGCTGTCTGTTGAGATcttgagtgatgatgacgggacCCCGACCGTCACAGTCATCaacactcctccacctgtcTTTTCTCCGGAAGTTATCACGGTGACCGACTCGAGAGGTGTTCCGACACTGACAGTTACCACAGACGTGGTGGTACCGCCGAGAACCAAGGTCGTTACCAACTTCCAGGGAGTCCCAAcagccaccatcaccgagttCCCAACCGTCCCCACTGATACCCCAAAGAAGCCCCAAGAAGAGGTCTCAGTCTACTTCATCTCTCGGGCCCAATATTTTGTCGGATTCTTTTTGCCAACAATCCTGGCAGTCAtgctcaccatccccatccgtATGATTGACATGGCCGCGAAGCAATATCAGCCCTGGCACGCCTTGACACAACGCATGGGCGTCCCCGCTGAGGAGTCGTTATGCTTGCGAACAGGAGGGTTCCATGGGATCGTGTCCAGCTTCAAAGCGATGGCGACAGGTCAGATGTTGATGGTCTTGACGACATTGTTGACGATTGCCTCCGTATTCTTGGTGCCGTTGTCCTCTGAGGCAGTGGCGTTGAAGCTGCATGGCAGCTGTACGCCCACCAACTTCAATGGCTGTGCCATGACCTTGGGGGTTTTCCTCGGTCCGGCCCGAGCGACAACCGCCCTGCTCAGCTTCATGGTCGTCCTCCTGATCTTGATCATGATCGTGCTCCGCAAATGGCGCACTGGCGTAGCAGCCAATCCGTGGACCATTGCTGGTATGGGTTCGCTAGCTACCAACAGGGAAACCCGCGCTGCATTCTGCTCCCTTCCTCCCGACAAGGGGAAAGGACTTAGTCACGACAAACTGGTGAACGGCTTTGGTGACAGGACGTTCAGACTGGGccacttcttcaaccactACGGTATCCCAGAGTACGGCGTCATGGCCAGTAGGGCAAACGTCACTATTGTTCGTCCAGACCGACCGGATTCTGTCAGCACAGGCACGACCTCCCCTCAACACGAGTTGCTCGAGGGTCAGAACTCCAACGCAAAGGCCGAGCGCCACCTGCCGTTCCTGATGCTGTCATACAGTGGTAGGATTGCATTCCTgcttcccttgaccgggatCATGGCCGTTGTGTTATACTACAACAACACTGGTGGTGACACGGGCTTCGAACGGTTCATGAGCACCCAAAACTTTGGCGTGAGGTCGTTGTTCACGTTGATGGGTGTTGGGATAACCTTGTTTTGGAGTGCCTTTTTCACGA GCCTGGCTATTCTCAGCCCGTACCAGCTCATGTCTCAATCCCCTCGGCCGGCCCATCAATCCATCACTTTGTCTCCGCCAATGAACGCCTTTTCCGGCATCTGGAGCGCAATCAAACGCCGGcacatcttcctcatcgtcgttgcCTTTGTCGCAATCTTGTCCGAGTTCCTTCCCATCCTACTGAACAACGTGCCGTTCCGTGTCACGCAGACGTGGATTGCATCGCGGGTGTGTACCTGGCTGGCGgtcgccatcatggccatcatgTGGATTGTCGTCGCTGCCAGCTTTTTTATCAAATGGCCGCACATGCCTGTTGACCCTAGCACGATTGCGGGAGCAATGTATTATGTGTGCGATTCGTGGATGTTGTGGAGTTTGGAAGGGTTGAGCCAGGTTCCCAAGAAGGAACGCGATcggaaggtgagggagatggggatgcaGTACGCGTTTGGCAACATCGTGGGACAgtcggggaagaagagggtgggggtCGATGGGGTGAAGGAGTTTGCATGA